A single region of the Marmota flaviventris isolate mMarFla1 chromosome 10, mMarFla1.hap1, whole genome shotgun sequence genome encodes:
- the Ube2q1 gene encoding ubiquitin-conjugating enzyme E2 Q1, with amino-acid sequence MQQPQPQGQQQPGPGQQLGGQGAAPGAGGGPGGGPGPGPCLRRELKLLESIFHRGHERFRIASACLDELSCEFLLAGAGGAGAGAAPGPHLPPRGSVPGDPVRIHCNITESYPAVPPIWSVESDDPNLAAVLERLVDIKKGNTLLLQHLKRIISDLCKLYNLPQHPDVEMLDQPLPAEQCTQEEVSSEDEDEEMPEDTEDLDHYEMKEEEPAEGKKSEDDGIGKENLAILEKIKKNQRQDYLNGAVSGSVQATDRLMKELRDIYRSQSFKGGNYAVELVNDSLYDWNVKLLKVDQDSALHNDLQILKEKEGADFILLNFSFKDNFPFDPPFVRVVSPVLSGGYVLGGGAICMELLTKQGWSSAYSIESVIMQISATLVKGKARVQFGANKSQYSLTRAQQSYKSLVQIHEKNGWYTPPKEDG; translated from the exons ATGCAGCAGCCGCAGCCGCAGGGGCAGCAGCAGCCGGGGCCGGGGCAGCAGCTGGGGGGCCAGGGGGCGGCGCCGGGGGCCGGGGGCGGCCCAGGGGGGGGCCCGGGGCCGGGGCCCTGCCTGAGGCGGGAGCTGAAGCTGCTAGAGTCCATCTTCCACCGCGGCCACGAGCGCTTCCGCATTGCCAGCGCCTGCCTGGACGAGCTGAGCTGCGAGTTCCTGCTGGCTGGGGCCGGAGGGGCCGGGGCGGGGGCCGCGCCCGGACCGCATCTGCCCCCACGGGGGTCGGTGCCCGGGGATCCCGTCCGCATCCACTGCAACATCACG GAGTCATACCCTGCTGTGCCCCCCATCTGGTCGGTGGAATCTGATGACCCTAACTTGGCTGCTGTCTTGGAGAGGCTGGTGGACATAAAGAAAGGGAATACTCTG CTCTTGCAGCATCTGAAGAGGATCATCTCCGACCTGTGTAAACTCTACAACCTCCCTCAGCATCCTGATGTGGAGATGCTGGATCAGCCCTTGCCAGCAGAGCAG TGCACACAGGAAGAAGTATCTTCAGAAGATGAAGACGAGGAGATGCCTGAG GACACGGAAGACCTAGATCACTATGAAATGAAAGAGGAAGAGCCAGCTGAGGGCAAGAAATCCGAAGATGATGGCATCGGAAAAGAAAACCTGGCCATCCTAGAGAAGATCAAAAAGAACCAGAGGCAAGATTACTTAAAT GGTGCAGTGTCTGGCTCGGTGCAGGCCACTGACCGGCTGATGAAGGAGCTCAGGGATATATACCGATCACAGAGTTTCAAAGGCG GAAACTATGCAGTTGAACTCGTGAATGACAGTCTATACGATTGGAATGTCAAACTCCTCAA AGTTGACCAGGACAGCGCTTTGCACAATGATCTCCAAATCctcaaagagaaggaaggagctgATTTCATCCTACTTAATTTCTCCTTTAAG GATAACTTTCCCTTTGACCCACCGTTCGTCAGGGTTGTGTCTCCAGTCCTCTCTGGAGG GTATGTTCTGGGCGGAGGTGCCATCTGCATGGAACTTCTCACCAAGCAG GGCTGGAGCAGTGCCTACTCCATAGAGTCAGTGATCATGCAGATCAGTGCCACACTGGTGAAGGGGAAAGCGCGAGTGCAGTTTGGAGCCAACAAA TCTCAGTACAGTCTGACGAGAGCACAGCAGTCCTACAAGTCCTTGGTGCAGATCCACGAAAAAAACG GCTGGTACACACCCCCAAAGGAAGATGGCTAA